The sequence CTTCCAGATTCTTATCTTCTTGAACAAAACTGCAAACCTCTTCTGGCCTCTGTTGGACTTCGAGCAACTCCTTTGCATCTAAACTGCAAGACTTGTCGGACATTTCATGTCCTTCATTTTCCTTGCCTATTTCTAACTTGTCATCCTTTTCCAATTCATTTTGTTCTTGTGGTTCCTCACTTTTTTCCACAGTGCAAGCATTTTCTGAGGTATCAGAAGGACAGTAGTTCATTGTGGGTGCTTCATTAGAGTCTAAAACTTTAACAAGTGGCGTGCCTTGGCAATTAAAACTCTCGGAGGACTCATTCACTTGCACACTTTCAGAGTCCTGGTCACTTGGTGTTTGGAAGTTGGACTCTGCTTCAACTGCAATGTTGCTAGGAGTCACAACATCTAGGCTAGCAGCATTTTTATCATTCTCAATTGGTAACTCATTCGACACATTTATATCTTGAGTAGGCAAATGCAAAGAAGCATTGCTGTTGCAAGTGGGTACATTAACTATTACACTATCATTTATTTTACATTCCGTTTGTACTTCTTTATTCTCCTGAGGATCTGCAGTTGGAATTGAAACATCCTCCTCCCCTTCTGCACACTCCTGGACAGATGTTTTTCCAGTACACGTTGTCAAAGTAGAGCCAGTATCATTGACCTGGGTTTTCTTTTTTGGAGAGTTTTCTTTTCCCACatttttatctgaaactgcttttTTAGATTTCATCTTCAGTTTCTTTCTCTTGCCTTGTTCgatggctttctttttgtcattcTTGATGGaaagtttgtttttcttatttgttttcaTGCGTCGTttcattttatgtgtttttttactttttaatgtctTTGTAACTACTGCTACTTGTGAGCCCTTGTTTTTTTGTACCAGTTTCCTTTTCTTTATATTGATAGTTTCTGCATCACTGGTGTTAGACTGATTTTCAGGTGCAACGGTTGCCTTCCTTTTGCCACATTTAACCTTTGAAGGTATCTCAGCGCTAACTTCATTGCCATCAGGCTTAGGCTGTGAAACGGACCTGCGGCTACTTCTAGTGACCTGCGCAATCACAGGATCAGGAATCTGCTTCTTAGGTTTCacactctcttttttttctactttcaCACTCTTTTCAGGTTTCTTTACTTCAGATTCATTTTCTTTTGCATATTCATTGTCATCTTGCACGTCTATTGCAGTAATGTCAAATACGGCTACTTCCCCTTTTTTTGTTCTTAGTTTCACTTTGGACACATCCATTGTAATATCAGAACATCCAGAGTGTCTGGATTTGATGTGATACTGAAGGTTACATTTCTTGGATGCTGCGTAATCACACACAGGGCACAAAAACTGCCGAGGGTTGACGTGTAATTCTACGTGCTTTTTGAAGTTGCTTCGATCAGCAGTCTTGTACTTGCAGTGTGGACACGTTAAAGGTTTTGGCCCGTTGTGGACCTGTCTTGCATGGCGTGTTACTTCATGCTGATTTGATGCAACATAACTGCACTGTTCACACTTGAAAGGCTTCTCACCTGTATAAAGAGATAACACCAAAAGAAATGATGGTAAGAGCTAGCAGAAACATAATTCaggttaaaataaaaacacacaaacacagaacaCATTTACCACGTTACTACaaatgtagaaataaaataaaaataaatatgtataaaaggaaagggaaaatgcaaatacaaaataAGATACACACATGCtataattatataaacattatagAATTCATACCCGTCTGCTCCATTGAAGGCATTGCAAGTAAAACAAAATTTTTGTTAATGCTTTTGTttcagaaaaaaaacccaaacacacaaaacaacatttttgcattttaaacGTAATGTTAAAAAGGCAATACCATCAATTAAGGGAAATACATTTTCAATTTGTCATGCttattttgtgtaatgtaatgttTAAGATCCTTGAATGAATCGTCcataaatgtaaagaaaaacatTCTGATAGAATTTATATAAAGCTACATATTGCTACATTGGATAGAATTAACAAATGTAATTATAGAAGCATTATTTTTCACCTCTTCCTCTCACTCTGCATTATTGTGTATGGATAAGGATTAAAACAATACATGTCCATACAATTAAAAAGTAACTACTCACTCACCTATACATGCAGCTAAATGCCCTAGCAATTGTTTATCTTGTTTAACAATCAGGTCACAGTGGGTCACATTACATCATGAATTTAATACAAACATCTTATAAGCATTTCATACTGAATACCAGGCGTGTTTTAAAActgcaccttccatgatgctttgtcattctcaaGGCACCCAAAAGGCttgcaaagcataatgggagttgtagttctacgatATTTTGGGCACCCCGCTCTGTACTATAACTGATCGCAtcagaaagtaatttaaaaagttGATCAATGATTTTGATTGGACTTGTTTAGTGCAGTTTTCTTTAAATCAGATTTATTTTAAACTCTCCACATTGATTTTTGATTTGTACTATAGTACAGAATGACTTTGTTTGCGACCAACCTGAATGTGTCCTCATATGTCTTGTCAGGTGGGTTTTTTGTGAActtgagtaaggacacatgatgcATTGATAAGGCCGTTCTcctaaatgcaaaaacaaaaacattttttagttgCTACAATGAAAAATTTAGTCTGTTTtacataaacttttttttttttttaatgaataacagTTGTAGACAGAAATTAAGCAGGGGGAATGCATATTGCAACAAAATCATGGCAACTATTTTAATGACAAAGCAATCAAAACCATAAGCAAAGTAAGAACAAGAAGGGTAAAGGCTTGGGTACCACAAGGGATGGAAGACAATACAGTAATTATATAGTGAGGGTGTGGTAGAGAATGCAATAGTATGAGTGGCTATATAGACAAATCCAGTTTTTGCTGATTGGTTGGGCAAAAGGCAGCTAAGTCAACCCAGTCTTCAGGGCTTAAAGgggtaaaaaaaagaaagttatgCTCTAAGTTTGAACACATTCAGATCACCTGAAATAATGTAGCAGTTATGTCTCTCAGACAAAATAGGGACCAATTCTTCATTAATAAAGATCTCCTCCGCTCAGTGTATGCTCACTGGAACAGTTCTAAGACCCAGTAGGAAACTATCAGCTGTGAGCTGCATTCATCAGATGTGTAGTGACATGTAGCAGAATGTCACAACAGAAAAAAGTACAAAGTGCAGTAATCGATCTTTGTGTGCAAGTGATGGGATTATGGGCAGATATTATAGGGTGGACCAGAAGGGTTTGATCAATTCATAACTTGACCACGTATCAACAAGACTATTTCTGAAATGACCACACCTGCAGCATGAAAAACTGTGACAACCAGCTAGTCTGAAGAATCTGAGTAGGCTCTAGTATAACAGAATGATGtacattctttttatatatatgatttattggCAAGAAGAAAGGTTCTTCTCCCAGTATTGAATTGTCATCAAGAAGACTaaggaacttaaagggacactgtagtcaccagaacaactacagctaatgTAGTTATTATAGTGTGTTTAGTATATAGTATATGTCCttacaggcattttaatgtaaacaatgctttttcagagaaaaaattGCTGCCCAGGgacacctctagtagcagtcatTTAGAcggccacaagaggtgcttcctgggtcagtgacgcacgttcagcatctccatgcagagcgttcttcacagaggtgcattgattcaatgcatctctatgaggagatgctgaatggcgcaGTGctgcattttgccatgcatgcacaatagcctccctatAGTTTCCTATGGAAGCGCACTGGATTAGTTGAGATCATCAAATCTGATGatagccaaggaggtggagcggGGCCAGCCACAAGGAGACCAAGGGGGTGCTGAAAATAAGGTACTTAATCTCATCTATTAAAGGCAGCAGGAGACAGGATCTAGGGGACCTAAACAGTGGTCTTATAACTATAGTATAAGGAATACACGtttctattcctgacactatagtgttcctttaagccttaGGGAAGAAGGAATTTGCATAAACAGGTACTGCAGGGGACCAGAAGGTAACTAACTCACTGCTTGACAGATATTGTCAGGTATTGTCAGGGTGATTAAAGACAATTAGAACAGAGGGAAGAATCCAACAAGCCTGCTCGTGATACTGAAATTTTTTCCATAAAGAGGGATTGTCTAGGTCCACCATGTCCAAGAATGGGATATGGAAACATGTCTGACTTCTAGAGGTTCAGTAACAAGGTCCACACGTCGACTACAAAAATCAGGGCTAAAAGGGGCTGGTAGTTAAACTTGTATATTGATGTGATATCCGACAGACACTGAATGTTCAGGAAAGAAAAGTTATCTTTGCACCATCTGAAATCATGTTGTGGTGTGAAGTGCAGCTACATGATATGGTTAGGAGTAAGATCTCACATTTTGAATTCATTTTGAGACCGTGAGAAAAATATCAATATGTTGAATATTTTTCAGAGTGTTATATGGGAATGTCATTGGtgtagggcaggcataggcaactttcggcactccagatgttttggactacacatcccatgatgctttaccaacaATATacgtgtaagagcattatgggggatgtagtccacaacatctggagtgctgcaggttgcctatccctggtgtaGGGTATGATTCTGATTTCTCTGGATGTACACCTTTATTTGTGAGCTGAAATGAGTTACACTGAAGAAGGATTCTTTACCAATAATGAA comes from Pelobates fuscus isolate aPelFus1 chromosome 5, aPelFus1.pri, whole genome shotgun sequence and encodes:
- the REST gene encoding RE1-silencing transcription factor; translated protein: MATQMVSQAGGSGLFGNNGNYGISLDGDMYGLHDLSKADMAAPRLIMLANVALTGEVSGNCCDYMMEEERQMAELTTVNDNSFSDSEGERMEESHNVDLDSSVFHIIEVEPPESQKETACDTELTVPSSPVNTDPEKDAETPAVTEDKNKCLKSKPFRCKPCQYRAENEEEFVLHIKSHSAKPFIDNESPKNTETKESDSSIPEEADFSKGPIRCDRCGYNTNRFDHYLAHLKHHNKVGENERVYKCTICTYTTVSEYHWKKHLRNHFPRIVYTCSQCSYFSDRKNNYIQHIRTHTGERPYQCIMCPYSSSQKTHLTRHMRTHSGEKPFKCEQCSYVASNQHEVTRHARQVHNGPKPLTCPHCKYKTADRSNFKKHVELHVNPRQFLCPVCDYAASKKCNLQYHIKSRHSGCSDITMDVSKVKLRTKKGEVAVFDITAIDVQDDNEYAKENESEVKKPEKSVKVEKKESVKPKKQIPDPVIAQVTRSSRRSVSQPKPDGNEVSAEIPSKVKCGKRKATVAPENQSNTSDAETINIKKRKLVQKNKGSQVAVVTKTLKSKKTHKMKRRMKTNKKNKLSIKNDKKKAIEQGKRKKLKMKSKKAVSDKNVGKENSPKKKTQVNDTGSTLTTCTGKTSVQECAEGEEDVSIPTADPQENKEVQTECKINDSVIVNVPTCNSNASLHLPTQDINVSNELPIENDKNAASLDVVTPSNIAVEAESNFQTPSDQDSESVQVNESSESFNCQGTPLVKVLDSNEAPTMNYCPSDTSENACTVEKSEEPQEQNELEKDDKLEIGKENEGHEMSDKSCSLDAKELLEVQQRPEEVCSFVQEDKNLEGEDKSEHTSNVQMNEDLGQEISEQTSDFQRSNDSSQEISENPCNVEICMEPIELDKPKINAESPKPEESIGTQNLLVECCTKSVNDCEPKEIQVSPCDVSSNESLDTEEDEGIHSHDGSDISDNVSERSDDSGLNGVPSVQEQPEPKSTVEPSASKSNVASENFVCIFCDRAFRKEEEYTKHLKRHLVNVYYIEKAAQGQV